The proteins below are encoded in one region of Peribacillus muralis:
- a CDS encoding RluA family pseudouridine synthase, whose translation MDKRLYSIDETLKGVRIDKALSTLNEEWSRTQVQQWIKDDHVLVNGLAIKTNYKSIPGDTIEVTIPELEELDAVAEEMDLDIYYEDADVLVVNKPSGMVVHPAPGHISGTLVNGLMAHCKDLSGINGVMRPGIVHRIDKDTSGLLMVAKNDMAHEKLVQQLVDKTVTRKYQAIVHGVIPHDFGTIDAPIGRDKKDRQSMTVTDSNSKSAVTHFRVIERFNAFTLVECQLETGRTHQIRVHMKYIGFPLAGDPKYGPKKTLKLDGQALHAGLLGFIHPRTNEYIEFEAPIPEEFEQLIEQLRRSKD comes from the coding sequence AACACTAAAAGGTGTCAGGATTGATAAGGCACTGTCGACTTTGAATGAGGAATGGTCGCGTACCCAAGTCCAGCAATGGATCAAAGATGATCATGTATTAGTGAATGGCTTGGCTATAAAAACGAATTATAAGTCAATTCCTGGCGATACGATCGAAGTGACGATTCCCGAACTTGAGGAATTGGATGCAGTGGCAGAGGAAATGGATTTGGATATCTATTATGAAGATGCAGATGTGCTTGTGGTTAATAAACCGAGCGGAATGGTTGTCCACCCAGCACCTGGCCATATATCAGGCACGCTTGTGAATGGTTTGATGGCTCACTGTAAAGACCTATCCGGAATTAACGGCGTGATGCGTCCCGGAATCGTCCATCGAATCGACAAAGATACATCTGGTCTATTGATGGTTGCCAAAAACGACATGGCACACGAAAAACTTGTCCAGCAGCTTGTCGACAAGACGGTTACCCGTAAGTATCAAGCAATAGTCCATGGTGTGATCCCTCATGATTTTGGAACGATCGATGCACCGATCGGCAGGGATAAAAAGGATCGTCAAAGCATGACCGTGACGGATTCGAATTCCAAAAGTGCCGTTACACATTTCCGGGTAATCGAACGTTTCAATGCTTTCACTTTGGTGGAATGCCAACTTGAAACAGGAAGGACCCATCAAATCCGCGTTCACATGAAATACATTGGCTTCCCGCTCGCAGGGGATCCTAAATATGGACCGAAGAAGACCTTGAAGCTGGATGGACAAGCGTTGCACGCCGGCCTTCTAGGTTTCATCCACCCCCGTACCAATGAGTATATCGAATTCGAAGCCCCGATTCCGGAAGAGTTCGAACAGCTAATTGAACAGTTACGCAGAAGTAAGGATTGA
- the pyrR gene encoding bifunctional pyr operon transcriptional regulator/uracil phosphoribosyltransferase PyrR, with the protein MLNEKAIVLDEQAIGRALTRIAHEIIEKNKGIEDCVLIGIRTRGIFLADRLARRINQIEGKTIQLGELDITLYRDDLSKKTNDGDPVVNGSDIPVNISDKKVILVDDVLFTGRTVRAAMDALVDLGRPSQVQLAVLVDRGHRELPIRADFVGKNVPTSQSEKITVTLTEVDEVDQVTILEK; encoded by the coding sequence ATGTTGAATGAGAAAGCGATAGTACTTGATGAACAGGCCATTGGCAGAGCACTGACGAGAATTGCCCATGAGATTATTGAGAAAAACAAGGGGATTGAAGATTGCGTATTAATCGGGATTCGCACACGCGGGATTTTCCTTGCCGATCGACTGGCCAGACGCATCAATCAAATAGAAGGTAAGACAATCCAACTCGGTGAACTTGATATTACACTATATCGCGATGACCTTTCCAAAAAAACGAATGACGGCGATCCAGTTGTAAATGGATCCGACATTCCAGTCAATATCAGCGACAAGAAAGTGATTTTGGTAGATGATGTCCTTTTCACGGGCAGGACGGTCAGAGCGGCAATGGATGCTTTGGTGGATCTGGGAAGGCCTTCGCAAGTCCAGCTCGCAGTATTGGTTGACCGAGGGCATAGGGAACTTCCGATACGGGCCGATTTCGTCGGGAAAAACGTTCCTACATCACAGTCCGAGAAAATAACCGTAACACTGACAGAAGTGGATGAAGTAGATCAAGTCACTATATTAGAAAAATAA